Proteins encoded in a region of the Diabrotica undecimpunctata isolate CICGRU chromosome 10, icDiaUnde3, whole genome shotgun sequence genome:
- the LOC140451637 gene encoding uncharacterized protein translates to MEQILEKLEKIDERNVRIESKIDKMQVDLDKLNKENEQLKADNKAMRTKITEQEVRIEILERQARRKNIVIQGVEENQTESEQETINKIKGIMKKIGLQTNLDEELVEMRRIGRQGDPQNVPRPIILEMKKEATRMEILKAAKNLRGTKIYINEDFPKKILQERKHLLQLMKMVRQEGHTAALKYNKLWINGEPFSLEQLEGIDVNYWKKPEEKKGNARTINDRSPISDNIDPRGKLMKMASKN, encoded by the coding sequence ATGGAGCAAATACTagaaaaattagagaaaatcGACGAAAGAAATGTAAGAATCGAAAGCAAAATAGATAAAATGCAAGTAGACCtggataaattaaataaagaaaacgaACAGTTAAAGGCAGATAACAAAGCAATGAGAACTAAAATCACAGAACAAGAAGTTAGAATCGAAATACTGGAAAGACAAGCTAGAAGAAAAAACATAGTAATACAGGGGGTCGAAGAAAACCAAACAGAAAGCGAACAAGAGACGATAAATAAGATAAAGGGGATAATGAAAAAAATCGGCTTACAAACCAACCTAGATGAAGAACTGGTAGAGATGAGAAGAATAGGCAGACAAGGTGATCCCCAAAATGTACCCAGACCCAtcatattagaaatgaaaaaggaAGCTACGAGAATGGAAATTCTGAAGGCTGCTAAAAACCTAAGAGGaactaaaatatatatcaatGAGGACTTCCCGAAGAAAATACTACAAGAAAGGAAGCATCTTCTTCAGCTCATGAAAATGGTACGCCAGGAAGGACACACAGCcgcattaaaatacaacaaattatggATAAATGGTGAACCGTTCTCACTGGAGCAACTAGAAGGCATAGATGTAAATTATTGGAAGAAACCTGAAGAGAAGAAGGGTAACGCTAGGACAATAAACGACAGATCTCCCATATCTGATAATATAGATCCAAGAGGAAAATTGATGAAAATGGCGTCAAAAAACtga